From Sardina pilchardus chromosome 9, fSarPil1.1, whole genome shotgun sequence, a single genomic window includes:
- the top1a gene encoding DNA topoisomerase I, like isoform X2 has protein sequence MSGDIAHNDSQIDSGSRYNDSHKHKDKYKDKEHKHKDHKKDKEREKSKHSNSEHKDFSDKKHRDKDKLKHKDGSSDKPRDKDKYKDKEKRKEEKSLEGKIKKENGFASPPRIKSEPDEDFYHSPKSLKRERDDDVSEYKPKKIKVENDREDKKAKKRKQGDDEDIKPKKKTKDKKGVVADGKKKGKKEPEEKWKWWEEERSTDGSKWKFLEHKGPVFAPPYDPLPSNVKFYYDGKVMRLSPGAEEVATFFAKMLEHDYTTKDIFRKNFLKDWRKEMTSEEKAKISDLNKCNFTELHVYFKAQSEARKQMSKEEKQKIKEENERLLQEYGFCIMDNHRERIANFRIEPPGLFRGRGDHPKMGMLKRRIRPEDIIINCSKDSKHPKPPPGTKWKELRHDNKVTWLVSWTENIQGSIKYIMLNPSSRIKGEKDWQKYETARRLKKCVDRLRGQYREDWKSKEMRIRQRAVALYFIDKLALRAGNEKEEGETADTVGCCSLRVEHINLYPEKDGQEFVVEFDFLGKDSIRYYNKVPVEKRVFKNLQLFMENKQPEDDLFDRLNTSILNKHLQELMDGLTAKVFRTYNASITLQQQLKELTTPDENDTAKILSYNRANRAVAILCNHQRAPPKTFEKSMQNLQTKIDAKKDQLADAKRDLKSAKADAKVRRDEKAKKAVETKKKAVQRIEEQLMKLEVQATDREENKQIALGTSKLNYLDPRISIAWCKKWGIPVEKIYNKTQREKFAWAIDMAEEDYEF, from the exons ATGAGTGGGGACATTGCCCACAACGATTCCCAG ATCGACTCTGGATCTAGGTATAATG attctcacaaacacaaagataaGTATAAGGACAAAGAACATAAACACAAGGACCATAAGAAGGACAAGGAGCGCGAGAAATCAAAGCACAGCAACAG CGAGCATAAGGACTTCTCAGAcaagaaacacagagacaaagacaagcTGAAGCACAAAGATGGCTCCTCCGACAAGCCGCgagacaaagacaaatacaaggacaaagaaaagaggaaggaggagaag TCCTTGGAAGGCAAAATCAAGAAGGAAAATGGCTTTGCCAG TCCTCCGCGCATAAAATCCGAACCAGACGAGGACTTCTACCACTCTCCCAAGTCCCTGAAGCGTGAACGTGACGACGACGT ATCTGAATACAAGCCCAAAAAAATCAAAGTAGAGAATGATCGCGAGGAcaaaaaggcaaagaagaggaaaCAGGGGGACGACGAG GACATCAAGCCCAAAAAGAAGACCAAAGACAAGAAGGGAGTCGTTGCCGATGGGAAgaagaaagggaagaaagaaCCGGAGGAGAAGTGGAAGtg gtgggaggaggagaggtccacagatggctCCAAGTGGAAGTTTCTGGAACACAAAGGGCCGGTGTTTGCGCCTCCTTACGATCCTCTCCCCAGCAACGTCAAGTTCTATTATGATG GCAAAGTGATGAGGCTCAGTCCTGGCGCCGAGGAAGTGGCCACCTTCTTTGCAAAAATGCTGGAACACGATTACACCACCAAGGACATCTTCCGgaaaaactttttaaaagacTGGAGAAAG GAAATGACGTCAGAGGAGAAGGCCAAGATCTCAGATCTGAACAAGTGCAACTTCACAGAATTGCATGTGTACTTCAAGGCTCAGTCGGAAGCCAGAAAGCAAATGTctaaagaggagaaacag AAAATCAAAGAGGAGAACGAGCGCCTCCTGCAGGAGTACGGCTTCTGCATCATGGACAACCACCGGGAGCGCATCGCCAACTTCCGCATCGAGCCACCGGGCCTCTTCCGTGGTCGAGGCGACCACCCCAAGATGGGCATGCTGAAGCGTCGTATCCGGCCCGAAGATATAATCATCAACTGCAGCAA AGACTCCAAGCACCCCAAGCCTCCCCCTGGCACCAAGTGGAAGGAGCTTCGCCACGACAACAAAGTGACCTGGCTGGTGTCGTGGACTGAGAACATCCAGGGGTCCATCAAGTACATCATGCTCAATCCCAGCTCGAGAATCAAG GGCGAGAAGGATTGGCAGAAGTACGAGACGGCCCGGCGGTTGAAGAAGTGCGTGGACCGGCTCCGGGGCCAGTACCGGGAGGACTGGAAGTCCAAAGAGATGAGGATCCGGCAGCGAGCCGTAGCACTCTACTTCATCGACAAG TTGGCTCTGAGAGCTGGTAacgagaaggaggagggagagactgcTGACACTGTGGGCTGCTGCTCGCTCCGGGTGGAACACATCAACCTCTACCCTGAGAAGGATGGCCAGGAGTTCGTGGTGGAGTTCGACTTCCTGGGAAAAGATTCCATCCGCTACTACAACAAGGTTCCCGTAGAGAAGCGG GTTTTCAAGAACCTTCAGCTGTTTATGGAGAACAAGCAGCCAGAAGATGACCTGTTTGACCGCCTTAAC ACCTCCATTTTGAACAAGCACCTCCAGGAGCTGATGGACGGCCTGACGGCTAAAGTGTTCCGTACCTACAACGCCTCCATcaccctgcagcagcagctcaaGGAGCTGACTACTC CCGACGAGAACGACACTGCCAAGATCCTCTCCTACAATCGCGCCAACCGGGCTGTAGCCATCCTGTGCAACCACCAGAGGGCGCCTCCCAAAACCTTTGAGAAGTCCATGCAGAACCTGCAGACTAAG ATCGATGCTAAGAAGGACCAGCTTGCCGACGCGAAACGAGACCTGAAGAGTGCCAAGGCGGACGCCAAAGTACGGAGGGACGAGAAGGCCAAGAA ggCTGTGGAGACCAAGAAGAAGGCGGTGCAGAGGATAGAGGAGCAGCTGATGAAGCTGGAGGTGCAGGCCACCGACCGTGAGGAGAACAAGCAGATCGCCCTCGGCACCTCCAAGCTCAACTATCTGGACCCGCGTATCTCCATCGCCTG GTGCAAGAAATGGGGCATTCCTGTTGAAAAGATCTACAACAAAACTCAACGAGAAAAGTTCGCCTGGGCTATCGACATGGCTGAGGAGGACTATGAGTTTTAG
- the top1a gene encoding DNA topoisomerase I, like isoform X1 has product MSGDIAHNDSQIDSGSRYNDSHKHKDKYKDKEHKHKDHKKDKEREKSKHSNSEHKDFSDKKHRDKDKLKHKDGSSDKPRDKDKYKDKEKRKEEKKSLEGKIKKENGFASPPRIKSEPDEDFYHSPKSLKRERDDDVSEYKPKKIKVENDREDKKAKKRKQGDDEDIKPKKKTKDKKGVVADGKKKGKKEPEEKWKWWEEERSTDGSKWKFLEHKGPVFAPPYDPLPSNVKFYYDGKVMRLSPGAEEVATFFAKMLEHDYTTKDIFRKNFLKDWRKEMTSEEKAKISDLNKCNFTELHVYFKAQSEARKQMSKEEKQKIKEENERLLQEYGFCIMDNHRERIANFRIEPPGLFRGRGDHPKMGMLKRRIRPEDIIINCSKDSKHPKPPPGTKWKELRHDNKVTWLVSWTENIQGSIKYIMLNPSSRIKGEKDWQKYETARRLKKCVDRLRGQYREDWKSKEMRIRQRAVALYFIDKLALRAGNEKEEGETADTVGCCSLRVEHINLYPEKDGQEFVVEFDFLGKDSIRYYNKVPVEKRVFKNLQLFMENKQPEDDLFDRLNTSILNKHLQELMDGLTAKVFRTYNASITLQQQLKELTTPDENDTAKILSYNRANRAVAILCNHQRAPPKTFEKSMQNLQTKIDAKKDQLADAKRDLKSAKADAKVRRDEKAKKAVETKKKAVQRIEEQLMKLEVQATDREENKQIALGTSKLNYLDPRISIAWCKKWGIPVEKIYNKTQREKFAWAIDMAEEDYEF; this is encoded by the exons ATGAGTGGGGACATTGCCCACAACGATTCCCAG ATCGACTCTGGATCTAGGTATAATG attctcacaaacacaaagataaGTATAAGGACAAAGAACATAAACACAAGGACCATAAGAAGGACAAGGAGCGCGAGAAATCAAAGCACAGCAACAG CGAGCATAAGGACTTCTCAGAcaagaaacacagagacaaagacaagcTGAAGCACAAAGATGGCTCCTCCGACAAGCCGCgagacaaagacaaatacaaggacaaagaaaagaggaaggaggagaag AAGTCCTTGGAAGGCAAAATCAAGAAGGAAAATGGCTTTGCCAG TCCTCCGCGCATAAAATCCGAACCAGACGAGGACTTCTACCACTCTCCCAAGTCCCTGAAGCGTGAACGTGACGACGACGT ATCTGAATACAAGCCCAAAAAAATCAAAGTAGAGAATGATCGCGAGGAcaaaaaggcaaagaagaggaaaCAGGGGGACGACGAG GACATCAAGCCCAAAAAGAAGACCAAAGACAAGAAGGGAGTCGTTGCCGATGGGAAgaagaaagggaagaaagaaCCGGAGGAGAAGTGGAAGtg gtgggaggaggagaggtccacagatggctCCAAGTGGAAGTTTCTGGAACACAAAGGGCCGGTGTTTGCGCCTCCTTACGATCCTCTCCCCAGCAACGTCAAGTTCTATTATGATG GCAAAGTGATGAGGCTCAGTCCTGGCGCCGAGGAAGTGGCCACCTTCTTTGCAAAAATGCTGGAACACGATTACACCACCAAGGACATCTTCCGgaaaaactttttaaaagacTGGAGAAAG GAAATGACGTCAGAGGAGAAGGCCAAGATCTCAGATCTGAACAAGTGCAACTTCACAGAATTGCATGTGTACTTCAAGGCTCAGTCGGAAGCCAGAAAGCAAATGTctaaagaggagaaacag AAAATCAAAGAGGAGAACGAGCGCCTCCTGCAGGAGTACGGCTTCTGCATCATGGACAACCACCGGGAGCGCATCGCCAACTTCCGCATCGAGCCACCGGGCCTCTTCCGTGGTCGAGGCGACCACCCCAAGATGGGCATGCTGAAGCGTCGTATCCGGCCCGAAGATATAATCATCAACTGCAGCAA AGACTCCAAGCACCCCAAGCCTCCCCCTGGCACCAAGTGGAAGGAGCTTCGCCACGACAACAAAGTGACCTGGCTGGTGTCGTGGACTGAGAACATCCAGGGGTCCATCAAGTACATCATGCTCAATCCCAGCTCGAGAATCAAG GGCGAGAAGGATTGGCAGAAGTACGAGACGGCCCGGCGGTTGAAGAAGTGCGTGGACCGGCTCCGGGGCCAGTACCGGGAGGACTGGAAGTCCAAAGAGATGAGGATCCGGCAGCGAGCCGTAGCACTCTACTTCATCGACAAG TTGGCTCTGAGAGCTGGTAacgagaaggaggagggagagactgcTGACACTGTGGGCTGCTGCTCGCTCCGGGTGGAACACATCAACCTCTACCCTGAGAAGGATGGCCAGGAGTTCGTGGTGGAGTTCGACTTCCTGGGAAAAGATTCCATCCGCTACTACAACAAGGTTCCCGTAGAGAAGCGG GTTTTCAAGAACCTTCAGCTGTTTATGGAGAACAAGCAGCCAGAAGATGACCTGTTTGACCGCCTTAAC ACCTCCATTTTGAACAAGCACCTCCAGGAGCTGATGGACGGCCTGACGGCTAAAGTGTTCCGTACCTACAACGCCTCCATcaccctgcagcagcagctcaaGGAGCTGACTACTC CCGACGAGAACGACACTGCCAAGATCCTCTCCTACAATCGCGCCAACCGGGCTGTAGCCATCCTGTGCAACCACCAGAGGGCGCCTCCCAAAACCTTTGAGAAGTCCATGCAGAACCTGCAGACTAAG ATCGATGCTAAGAAGGACCAGCTTGCCGACGCGAAACGAGACCTGAAGAGTGCCAAGGCGGACGCCAAAGTACGGAGGGACGAGAAGGCCAAGAA ggCTGTGGAGACCAAGAAGAAGGCGGTGCAGAGGATAGAGGAGCAGCTGATGAAGCTGGAGGTGCAGGCCACCGACCGTGAGGAGAACAAGCAGATCGCCCTCGGCACCTCCAAGCTCAACTATCTGGACCCGCGTATCTCCATCGCCTG GTGCAAGAAATGGGGCATTCCTGTTGAAAAGATCTACAACAAAACTCAACGAGAAAAGTTCGCCTGGGCTATCGACATGGCTGAGGAGGACTATGAGTTTTAG